One stretch of Bacteroidota bacterium DNA includes these proteins:
- a CDS encoding PTS sugar transporter subunit IIA, with the protein MKISDILDESVVRVKLKGKSKDEIINEMIAIVNHSNRITDIEKVREAIFEREKIMSTGVGNGFAIPHGKCDAVLDIVAAFAITEEAIDYESLDEQPVHLIFLLIGKDSMVGPHIKLLSRISRLMNKEDFRKKLLDAKTPKEVIEIFKTEEAQYFDN; encoded by the coding sequence ATGAAGATCAGTGATATTTTAGATGAATCAGTCGTACGAGTTAAACTAAAAGGCAAATCCAAAGACGAGATCATTAATGAAATGATTGCGATTGTCAATCATTCGAACAGGATCACGGACATTGAAAAAGTACGCGAAGCTATTTTTGAACGCGAAAAAATCATGTCCACCGGCGTCGGAAACGGATTCGCAATTCCCCATGGAAAATGTGACGCTGTGCTGGATATCGTCGCAGCGTTCGCCATCACCGAAGAAGCTATCGATTACGAATCGCTGGATGAACAGCCAGTCCATTTAATTTTCCTCTTGATCGGCAAAGACAGTATGGTTGGACCGCACATTAAACTGCTCAGCCGAATCTCCCGTTTAATGAACAAGGAAGATTTCCGAAAAAAATTATTGGATGCAAAAACACCAAAAGAAGTGATCGAAATTTTCAAAACCGAAGAAGCGCAATATTTTGACAATTAG
- a CDS encoding RNA polymerase sigma factor RpoD/SigA, with translation MVKITKQYTNRESQSLDKYLQEIGKVDLLTPDQEIQYAKDIKKGGANGQKSLEKLTKANLRFVVSVAKQYQNQGLSLGDLINEGNLGLIKAAKRFDETRGFKFISYAVWWIRQSILQALAEQSRIVRLPLNRVGALNKIGKAFSQLEQEFEREPSASELAEELDMSVFEVADTLKISGRHLSVDAPFAQGEDNRLLDVIQDERQPAPDSILMDESLKEEVKRALATLSERESEVIRLYFGLHKEHSLTLEEIGEKFNLTRERVRQIKEKAIRRLRHASRSKNLRSYLG, from the coding sequence ATGGTAAAAATTACAAAACAATACACGAATAGAGAGAGCCAATCGCTCGACAAGTATCTTCAAGAGATCGGTAAAGTCGATTTGCTAACTCCCGATCAAGAAATCCAATATGCAAAGGATATTAAAAAGGGAGGAGCCAACGGACAAAAGTCGTTGGAGAAATTGACGAAAGCGAATCTTCGCTTTGTGGTGAGCGTTGCGAAACAATATCAGAATCAAGGATTGTCACTCGGCGATTTAATCAACGAAGGAAATCTTGGACTGATTAAAGCAGCAAAACGTTTCGATGAGACCCGTGGATTTAAATTCATTTCCTATGCGGTGTGGTGGATTCGTCAATCGATTCTTCAAGCGCTTGCAGAACAATCCCGTATCGTTCGTTTGCCATTGAACAGAGTCGGTGCATTGAACAAGATCGGTAAAGCGTTCAGTCAATTAGAACAGGAATTCGAACGCGAACCAAGTGCCAGCGAACTTGCAGAAGAACTCGATATGTCCGTGTTTGAAGTTGCCGATACATTAAAAATTTCAGGACGTCATCTCTCCGTTGACGCTCCATTTGCACAGGGAGAAGATAACCGACTGCTTGATGTTATTCAAGACGAGCGTCAGCCTGCGCCTGACTCTATCTTAATGGATGAATCACTAAAGGAAGAAGTGAAACGTGCACTGGCGACATTAAGCGAGCGTGAATCCGAAGTGATCCGTCTTTATTTCGGTCTGCACAAAGAACACTCGTTAACACTCGAAGAAATCGGCGAAAAATTCAATCTCACTCGCGAACGGGTCCGTCAGATTAAAGAAAAAGCAATTCGTCGACTGCGACATGCATCGCGAAGTAAAAATCTGCGCTCGTATCTTGGATAA
- a CDS encoding phosphopentomutase, which yields MKKNGKVICIVLDGVGIGAAPDAHLYHDEAANTLCNTASVTGGLHLPNLAALGLGNIAEITGVPKNSNATGNFGKMREVSKGKDSTTGHWEFSGIILEKDFPYYPNGFPKDVVDKFCALTGCKGVLGNKAASGTVILDELGIEHEKTGFPIIYTSADSVFQIAANEQVIPLERLYELCTIARNEVLVGPHAVGRVIARPFTGSNGNYKRTTNRRDFSLFPPSTTMLDILFEQKIPTVAIGKIDDLFAGKSLSEKIHTKSNSEGIEETISWAKKTPIGFVFTNLVDFDALFGHRQDPKGMKEALEYFDVQLPRILEILNSDDLLIITADHGNDPTDNSTDHSREYVPLIVYSPNGKNNINLGIRQTFADLGKSVVEYFGFEKNVLKGTSFLDKVM from the coding sequence ATGAAGAAAAACGGTAAAGTAATTTGTATTGTTCTTGACGGCGTCGGTATTGGTGCTGCTCCCGATGCACATCTATATCACGACGAAGCGGCGAACACATTGTGCAACACTGCGTCCGTTACAGGCGGTTTACATCTGCCGAATCTTGCAGCACTTGGACTCGGAAATATCGCGGAGATCACCGGCGTTCCGAAAAATTCCAATGCGACGGGAAACTTTGGGAAGATGCGTGAGGTTTCTAAAGGGAAGGATAGTACCACCGGACATTGGGAATTTTCCGGTATCATTTTAGAAAAAGATTTTCCGTATTATCCGAACGGCTTCCCCAAGGATGTGGTTGATAAATTTTGTGCGTTGACCGGCTGCAAAGGAGTGCTTGGCAACAAAGCTGCTTCCGGCACGGTGATCCTTGACGAACTCGGGATCGAACATGAGAAGACCGGATTTCCGATTATCTATACGTCGGCAGATTCTGTATTTCAGATAGCTGCTAACGAGCAGGTGATTCCATTAGAACGATTGTACGAACTCTGCACTATTGCACGAAATGAAGTGTTGGTCGGTCCGCATGCAGTTGGAAGAGTGATCGCGCGGCCGTTTACGGGATCAAACGGAAATTATAAACGGACAACGAATCGTCGCGATTTTTCTTTGTTTCCGCCGAGTACAACCATGCTCGACATTTTATTTGAACAGAAAATTCCAACGGTTGCTATTGGAAAAATTGATGATCTGTTTGCCGGAAAAAGTTTAAGTGAAAAGATTCACACAAAATCCAACAGCGAAGGTATTGAAGAGACGATCAGCTGGGCGAAAAAGACTCCGATTGGTTTTGTCTTTACGAACCTTGTCGATTTTGATGCATTGTTCGGACATAGACAAGATCCGAAAGGAATGAAAGAAGCGCTGGAATATTTTGATGTTCAACTTCCACGTATTCTTGAAATATTAAATAGTGATGATCTGTTGATCATCACCGCGGATCACGGAAATGATCCGACTGATAACAGCACCGATCATTCGCGTGAATATGTTCCATTGATTGTCTATTCTCCAAACGGAAAGAACAATATCAATCTCGGCATTCGTCAGACTTTTGCCGATCTTGGTAAATCTGTTGTTGAATATTTTGGTTTTGAAAAGAATGTTTTGAAGGGAACAAGTTTCCTGGATAAGGTCATGTAA
- a CDS encoding PIN domain-containing protein, whose protein sequence is MKKIVVDSSIIADHLTTTKVESYLRKLSKQYFCYTTVFNAIELFASAKSLKETEAIQDAMDALKVLGINPKSAKNIASVVSSNKKNSFAALIAGICVESKLPIVTMNAKRFSGIKKLEIIRVRELFR, encoded by the coding sequence GTGAAGAAAATTGTTGTAGATTCAAGTATTATTGCGGATCATCTGACAACTACGAAGGTTGAATCGTATCTGCGGAAATTGTCGAAACAGTACTTTTGCTATACGACGGTGTTCAACGCTATAGAACTTTTTGCCAGTGCAAAGAGTCTAAAAGAGACAGAAGCGATACAAGATGCGATGGATGCTTTGAAAGTGCTCGGAATAAATCCAAAAAGTGCAAAGAATATCGCATCAGTTGTTTCGTCCAATAAGAAGAACAGTTTTGCTGCGTTGATTGCTGGCATTTGTGTTGAAAGTAAGTTACCAATCGTGACGATGAACGCCAAAAGGTTTTCCGGAATAAAGAAGTTGGAAATTATTCGTGTGCGTGAACTTTTTAGGTGA
- a CDS encoding sugar phosphate nucleotidyltransferase, with translation MKAVIMSGGFGTRLRPLTCNIPKPMVPMMNKPMMQHIVDLLKQHGITEIVSTLFYQPDIITGHFGDGSKFGIKMQYRKAEADYGTAGSVRNAADFLDERFIIISGDVLTDFDLTKAIEFHEKKKAKATLVLTRATNPLAFGVVITDSSGKITRFLEKPSWGEVFSDTINTGIYIIEPEVLKLIPYQKEFDFSKNLFPAMLEQDMGLYGFIAEGYWRDVGNLNEYQEAHLDALDDGVRLHHEGNIVGSAFVGSNSTIETSVDNLQGKVLIGKNCKIGKNVKIIKSVIGNDCVIEDGTIIRNSVIWSDTKVGKGAELTSCVVAKWCKIGDYAIISDNVYISDKCVIGKESKLAPNIKLWPEKEVEDGAILTRSLVWEDKWLKDLFTDARITGLSNIEMNPEFGAKIGASFGALAGKGKTILMSRDSDNVSRMMNRAIMCGLMSAGVDAGDLRAVSIPILRQELRSGKHAGGIHVRKSPVDKNLTDIIFFDGKGKDLPTSKTKSLERLFFGEDFPRAKQDEVGAVSFPERAQESYIQNFLSTINVDAITQSKFKLVIDYSSGIASSIFPNILGSFNAQVLSQNAYLDAKKITRSAEEFEHSVSQLSHIVTSLGYDVGFILDAGAERCLVVDENGKFVETDRLLTLVTHLFLTVYPDVKKIAVPITASAEIDLIAEHMGVQVVKTRDSHLSLMEAATKEDIKFVGGTKGGFIFTDFLFASDGMYSVAKIMEMLALANTRFGQLDKQVPKLHMNKKVIHVPWDKKGRVMRYLMKDTDNQQHRILLDGVKLVLDQKASTSVLMWPDRALPSFHVHAESADKEIAEILVSQYEEKIVEWRDTRD, from the coding sequence ATGAAAGCTGTAATAATGTCTGGCGGTTTCGGCACACGTCTCCGTCCTCTTACATGTAATATTCCAAAACCGATGGTTCCGATGATGAACAAACCGATGATGCAACATATCGTCGATCTGTTGAAACAGCACGGAATCACAGAAATTGTTTCGACATTGTTTTACCAGCCGGATATCATCACCGGACACTTTGGCGATGGTTCGAAATTTGGAATTAAAATGCAGTACCGAAAAGCGGAAGCCGATTACGGAACTGCCGGGAGCGTGCGCAACGCGGCAGATTTTTTGGATGAACGGTTCATCATCATCAGCGGAGATGTTCTTACTGATTTCGATCTCACAAAAGCAATTGAATTTCATGAAAAGAAAAAGGCTAAGGCAACACTCGTTCTTACCCGCGCAACAAATCCACTCGCCTTCGGTGTTGTCATTACGGACAGCAGCGGAAAGATTACCCGTTTTCTTGAAAAGCCGTCATGGGGCGAAGTGTTCAGCGATACCATTAACACTGGTATCTACATCATCGAACCTGAGGTACTCAAACTTATTCCCTATCAAAAAGAATTCGATTTCAGCAAGAATCTTTTCCCGGCAATGCTTGAACAGGATATGGGATTGTATGGCTTCATTGCGGAAGGATATTGGCGCGATGTTGGCAACCTGAATGAATATCAGGAAGCACATCTTGATGCATTGGACGACGGCGTGAGACTGCATCACGAAGGAAATATTGTCGGCAGCGCTTTTGTCGGATCGAATTCGACGATCGAAACTTCAGTCGACAATCTTCAAGGAAAAGTATTGATCGGCAAGAATTGCAAGATCGGGAAAAACGTAAAGATCATTAAATCAGTTATCGGCAATGATTGCGTTATTGAAGATGGCACAATAATTCGCAACTCCGTCATTTGGTCCGACACGAAGGTTGGCAAAGGTGCGGAATTAACATCCTGCGTTGTCGCAAAATGGTGTAAGATCGGCGACTATGCAATTATCAGCGATAATGTTTATATCTCCGATAAATGCGTGATCGGCAAGGAAAGCAAGCTGGCACCAAATATTAAATTGTGGCCAGAAAAAGAGGTGGAAGACGGTGCAATTCTCACCCGTTCATTAGTGTGGGAAGATAAATGGCTGAAAGATCTTTTCACTGATGCGCGGATTACCGGACTGTCTAATATAGAGATGAATCCTGAATTCGGCGCCAAGATTGGTGCATCATTCGGTGCATTGGCGGGAAAAGGAAAAACCATTTTGATGAGTCGGGATTCCGACAACGTTTCACGAATGATGAACCGTGCAATCATGTGCGGATTGATGTCCGCCGGTGTAGATGCGGGAGACCTTCGCGCCGTTTCAATTCCAATATTGAGACAAGAGTTACGAAGCGGAAAACACGCCGGTGGTATTCATGTCCGGAAATCACCGGTCGATAAAAACCTGACCGATATTATTTTTTTTGACGGGAAAGGAAAAGATCTTCCGACGAGTAAGACAAAATCCCTTGAACGGTTATTCTTCGGTGAAGATTTTCCAAGAGCAAAACAAGATGAAGTCGGTGCAGTCTCATTCCCGGAACGTGCACAGGAAAGTTATATTCAAAACTTCCTTTCTACCATTAATGTGGATGCAATCACACAGTCGAAATTCAAATTAGTGATCGATTATTCCAGCGGCATCGCCTCCTCCATTTTCCCAAACATCCTTGGTTCGTTCAATGCACAGGTGCTTTCACAAAATGCCTATTTGGATGCAAAAAAAATCACCCGGAGCGCTGAAGAATTTGAGCATAGTGTCAGTCAGCTTTCCCACATTGTCACCTCTCTTGGATATGATGTCGGTTTCATTTTGGATGCCGGCGCTGAGCGTTGTTTGGTTGTTGATGAGAATGGGAAATTTGTTGAGACTGATCGGCTGCTTACACTTGTGACACATCTCTTCCTCACCGTTTATCCTGATGTGAAAAAAATTGCTGTTCCGATCACCGCATCAGCTGAGATTGATCTGATCGCTGAACATATGGGCGTGCAAGTTGTGAAGACACGCGATAGTCATTTGTCATTGATGGAAGCAGCGACCAAAGAAGATATTAAATTCGTCGGCGGCACAAAGGGAGGATTCATTTTCACCGATTTCCTTTTTGCCAGTGATGGAATGTATTCCGTTGCAAAGATTATGGAGATGCTCGCACTTGCAAACACTCGTTTTGGTCAGTTGGACAAACAAGTGCCGAAACTTCATATGAATAAGAAAGTAATTCACGTTCCATGGGATAAAAAAGGAAGAGTAATGCGCTATCTGATGAAAGATACCGACAATCAACAGCATCGCATTCTGCTTGATGGTGTAAAGTTGGTGCTCGATCAAAAAGCTTCCACTTCTGTGTTGATGTGGCCGGACAGAGCATTACCGTCGTTCCATGTTCACGCTGAATCTGCGGATAAAGAAATTGCCGAAATCCTCGTTTCGCAATACGAAGAGAAGATTGTGGAATGGCGCGATACCCGGGATTGA
- a CDS encoding GDCCVxC domain-containing (seleno)protein — MSMMVLQSIITCPECGFQKEETMPISACQFFYECTQCKSVLKPKAGDCCIFCSYGTEICPPKQEAKECC, encoded by the coding sequence ATGAGTATGATGGTTCTTCAATCGATCATTACTTGTCCGGAATGCGGATTTCAAAAAGAAGAAACAATGCCGATCAGTGCATGTCAATTTTTTTATGAATGTACACAGTGTAAATCAGTTCTGAAACCGAAAGCAGGGGATTGCTGTATATTTTGCAGCTACGGGACAGAAATCTGTCCGCCGAAACAAGAAGCAAAAGAATGTTGTTAA
- a CDS encoding diguanylate cyclase — protein sequence MPENQRELVHSNKIQQLLEEIILVGVGVLLVFLGVFSSVLATNIVSVGIGVFLFYTSYNSYRIKFGKTKPEEFEEEDFEDENSEVFENEREPILDLRSLPSKKIERPGLQESKSEQGIRMRQPERTAVNFTATDFFEEKQTSSMSQAEPQSEFNNLLLKALQIVKEVSFAHTVTFFWVKAETRQLVVEGKITDSSAFTHERKLPLGVDVVSMIGVNGEPQLVNNILPETERDILCYYKNLQDIKSFIGVPVFYAGEASSQPIGVLTVDSKAPDAYGEETFAMLSHVSKLISSMLISYTEKYDLFADVKLIEADTKLKRRISDHPSINVVMNSLTEELENIVSWESISVVLYDEGQRTWGIASTRVRGNDRFVSPKQPIDFENSIVGHSIRSNSLQTVNLAQNSKMIFNEHERSSDVLKHGMLVVAPFSSGGKCFGAVVVSDRDANAYSKKDIAAIQFLSSTVAPEFEITELNTILSEHIAIDELTGTMSKKYFSLRLSEELFRSTEREEDLSLVFVTLYNIADIQQRYDSDGTDAALIHVARHLRASVRPYDVVARYDTSTFAVILVDTIANDAFLWAEKLRMAIAGSIVTIGRKSFSISVTIGVSGASSKMTGDELVKNVSHVLDLAKKAGGNIVRVF from the coding sequence ATGCCGGAAAATCAGCGGGAACTTGTCCATTCTAATAAGATTCAACAACTATTAGAAGAGATAATTCTTGTCGGTGTTGGAGTCCTTCTCGTATTTTTGGGAGTGTTCAGCTCGGTGCTGGCGACCAATATTGTTTCCGTTGGGATCGGCGTTTTCCTTTTCTACACTTCGTATAATTCATACCGTATCAAATTCGGGAAAACAAAACCAGAGGAGTTTGAGGAAGAAGATTTTGAGGATGAAAATAGCGAAGTATTTGAAAATGAACGCGAGCCGATATTAGATTTACGTTCACTTCCATCAAAAAAGATAGAACGTCCGGGTTTACAAGAGAGTAAGAGTGAACAGGGAATTAGGATGCGCCAGCCGGAGCGGACCGCTGTTAATTTTACTGCGACAGATTTTTTCGAGGAGAAACAAACATCATCAATGAGTCAGGCAGAACCGCAGAGCGAATTTAATAATTTACTTTTAAAAGCTTTACAGATCGTTAAAGAAGTCAGCTTTGCCCACACCGTTACTTTTTTTTGGGTAAAGGCTGAAACTCGGCAGCTTGTTGTAGAAGGGAAGATCACAGATTCTTCAGCATTCACACATGAACGGAAACTTCCGCTTGGTGTGGATGTGGTGAGCATGATCGGCGTGAATGGAGAACCGCAGTTAGTGAACAACATTCTTCCGGAAACCGAACGTGACATCCTCTGCTATTATAAGAATCTGCAGGATATAAAATCATTTATCGGCGTTCCGGTTTTTTATGCGGGAGAGGCATCATCGCAACCGATTGGCGTGCTGACAGTTGATAGTAAAGCACCCGACGCGTATGGCGAAGAAACATTTGCGATGCTGTCGCATGTTTCCAAACTGATCTCGTCGATGCTTATTAGCTATACAGAAAAGTACGATCTTTTTGCCGATGTGAAGTTAATTGAAGCTGATACAAAATTGAAACGCCGGATTTCCGATCATCCTTCAATCAATGTCGTGATGAATTCGCTGACGGAAGAATTAGAGAATATTGTGTCGTGGGAATCGATCAGCGTGGTTTTATATGATGAAGGGCAGAGGACGTGGGGAATCGCTTCAACGCGAGTGCGTGGGAATGATCGATTCGTTTCACCAAAACAGCCGATTGATTTTGAAAACAGCATTGTCGGACATTCCATTAGATCCAACAGTCTGCAGACGGTAAATCTGGCGCAGAATTCCAAGATGATCTTCAATGAACACGAACGATCATCAGATGTATTGAAACATGGTATGTTAGTGGTTGCTCCGTTCTCGTCCGGCGGGAAATGCTTTGGTGCCGTTGTTGTTTCTGATAGAGATGCGAATGCTTATTCCAAAAAAGATATTGCGGCAATCCAGTTCCTCTCTTCAACCGTTGCACCGGAATTTGAGATTACGGAATTAAACACCATTCTCAGTGAGCACATTGCCATTGATGAGTTGACGGGAACAATGTCAAAGAAGTATTTCTCCTTACGGTTAAGTGAGGAATTGTTCCGTTCAACAGAACGGGAAGAAGATTTAAGTTTAGTTTTTGTTACGTTGTATAATATCGCCGATATTCAACAACGGTATGACAGTGATGGAACCGATGCTGCGTTAATACATGTTGCTCGGCACTTGCGTGCAAGCGTTCGTCCATATGATGTTGTTGCGCGTTATGATACCTCAACCTTTGCTGTGATTCTTGTGGATACCATTGCCAACGACGCGTTTTTGTGGGCTGAAAAACTGCGTATGGCTATCGCGGGAAGCATCGTGACAATCGGCAGAAAGAGTTTTTCCATTTCTGTTACCATTGGTGTCAGCGGAGCATCGTCCAAAATGACCGGTGATGAATTGGTGAAGAATGTTTCTCATGTGCTCGATCTGGCAAAAAAAGCGGGTGGAAATATCGTAAGAGTATTCTGA